Genomic window (Streptomyces sp. SLBN-31):
CGTCGCGCGCTCCGCGCGCACGACGGAGCGCGGGCCGGCGCACCCGCTCACCGAGCTGCCCGCCCTGCTCCCCGAGGCAGACGTCGTCGTCCTCATCACGCCCCTCACCGACTCCACCCGCGGTCTGGCCGGCGCCGACTTCCTCGCCCGCATGAAGGACGGCGCGCTCCTCGTCAACGTCGCGCGCGGGCCCGTCGTCGACACCAAGGCGCTGCTCGCCGAACTCGAGACCGGCCGGATCACCGCCGCCCTGGACGTCACCGACCCCGAGCCGCTGCCCGCCGAACACCCCCTGTGGCGTGCCCCCGGTGTGCTCATCAGCCCCCACGTCGGCGGCCCCACCTCCGCTTTCCGGCCCCGCGCCGAGCGGCTTCTCGTGGACCAGTTGACCCGGTTCTTGAACCGGAAGCCGCTGCGCAACGTGATCCTTAGGACAGGTACAACCGGCGCGTGACCCCGACGACTTGAACGTCCCGCGCGCGACCCACGCGACGGGCGCAACAGGCGTGTAATCCATTTCCGGTACCCTCCGCAACCTCACGGACGCGGTCCGTACTCACAACGCCGCTGGTCGTCACGGAGCGTAGAGGAACTATGTCCCTGAGTGACGAGACTGGTGTATCGTCCCGACAGGGGCTGCGCCGCGCACCGTTCGGCGCCGGGGATGGACATTGCAGACTGTGATGGGGGGCGACGGGCGATGCACGGCCTATGGGCGAGCGATCCGACGCGGCGGGGCCGCCGGCGGCGACCCTGGCGCACGGCCGCGCGCAGACGCGGTCACCACGGCAGTCATGGCTGTCGTCACAGCCACCACCGCAGGCACAGCAGCCGCAGGAGGCATGCGCACCGGGACCCGAGGGACCCCGGAGCCGCGCGGACCGGGAGGGCCCGGTGAACTCGCCGTCTGTCACCACCACCCTCGACGGAGTGCTGCGGGCACAGCCCGCACCGGGGGCACGGCCGACCCGTCCGCCGTCCGACGGTGGCCGGACCGGCCTCGTTCCCCAGCTCGTCCTGGCCACGGTCTGCGCGGGATACGCCGTCGGGTCCGCGCTCGGCTGGGGTTCGCAGGAACTCGCCGACATCATGGGTGACTTCGGGCTCAGCGCGGCCGCGGCCACCGCCGCCGTGTCCTGCTTCCTCTACGCCTACAGGCACTGCGCGCGCTTCCGTTCCGCCTGGCTGCTGTTCGCCCTCTCCTCGGCGATGGCGGCCCTGGGCAACGGAGTCTGGGGGTGGTACGAGGTCGTCCTGGGCGAGAAGGTGCCCACCGTCGGCTACGCCAACGTCTTCTTCGTCGGCTTCGCGCCGCCCGCCATCGTGGGCCTGCTCGTGCTCGCCAAGCGGCCGGTGACGAAGGCCGGCTGGATGTGCCTCGGGCTGGACGCCTGGCTGATCGGCGGCTCGCTGCTCACCCTGTCCTGGAGCCTCGCGCTCGCCAAGACCGCCGAGGCCGACGGGCCGCACCTCGCGCGCAGCGCGCTGCTGCTGGCCTACCCCCTGCTGGACATCGCCCTGGTCAGCGTGGTCCTCGCGCTGCACTTCAGGCGCACGGCCGCGAACCGGGCGGCGATCAACACCGCCATCGGCGCGCTCGCGCTGACGGTCATGTGCGACGCCCTGTTCAGCTCCCCGCTGCTGCAGAACAGCTACCGGTCGGGCCAGTTGCTCGACGCGGGCTGGTTCGCCGGCTCGCTGCTCCTCGCGTACGCCCCCTGGACCGCGCCCCGGCAGGGGCAGGAGTCCGCGGAGGGCGACGGCCACACGCGCGTGGTCCACGAGCACCTGCCCGGCCCGCACGGCGGCACCCACCAGCACCACGCGCCCCCGCAGGGAGGTGATCGCCCCCGGTACCCGGTCGCCCGGCCCATCGCCGGCTCCCTGGCCGCGCTGACGCCCTACATGGCCGCGGCCGTCTGCACCTTGGGGATCCTCTACAACGTCCTCAACGGCAGGAAGCCCGACCCGACCGTGCTCGTCACCGGCGGCACCGTGGTGCTCGCCCTCGTGGTGCGCCAGGGCATCATGCTGCTCGACAACATCACCCTCACCCAGGAACTCGCGCAGAAGGAGAACCACTTCCGCTCCCTGGTGCAGGGCTCCAGCGACGTCATCATGATCGCCGCGCCCAGCGGTGTCCTCAGGTACGTCTCCCCGGCCGCCGCCGGGGTCTACGGACGGCCCGCCGAGGAACTGGTGGGCACCGAGCTGGCCGGCCTCATCCACCCGGAGGACCTGGGCTGCGTGGTGCACGAGGTGCGCCGCTTCCTCGCCGCCAGTCCCCAGGACGAACCCACCACCCGCATCGAGTGCCGCTTCCGGGCCGGCGGTGGGGGCTGGCTCAACGTCGAGTCCACGGTCAACCGCCACCACGGCGGCCTGATCTTCAACAGCCGGGACGTGACCGAAAGAGTGCGCCTGCAGGCGCAGTTGCAGCACAACGCCGAGCACGACCCGCTCACCGACCTGCCCAATCGCGCCCTGTTCACCCAGCGGGTCCAGCAGGCGCTGTCCGGCCGGCGGGCCGCCGACCGGGCGTCCCTGCGCGGCACGGCCGTCCTCTTCATCGACCTCGACGGCTTCAAGGCCGTCAACGACACGATCGGGCACCAGGCCGGGGACGAACTCCTCGTCCAGGCCGCCCGCAGGCTCCAGGACGCGGTCCGGCAGGGGGACACCGCCTCCCGGCTCGGCGGCGACGAGTTCGCGGCCCTGATCGTCGGGGACGGCACCCGTGACCGCGCCGCACGCGAACGGCACATCCTGGAACTCGCCGACCGGCTCAGAATCACCCTCTCCCAGCCCTACCTCATCGACGGCAACGATGTCCGGGTGGCCGCGTCCATCGGCGTCGCGTTCGCCGAACAAGGCCTCGGAGCGGGCGAGTTGCTGCGCAACGCCGACCTCGCCATGTACCGTGCCAAGGCCGGCGGCAAGGGCCGCGTCGAGCTGTACGCACCCCAGATGCAACAGGACGTCGTCCGCAAGGCGGAACTGGCCACGCGCCTGCGGGCCGCGCTGCACGACGGCGAGTTCGCCCTGCTGCACCAGCCCGTGGTCTGCCTGGAGAACGGCCGGATCGCATCGGTCGAGGCACTGGCGCGCTGGCGGTCCTCGCAGGGAGTGCTGTTCACACCCGCGGAGTTCCTGCGGGTCGCCGACGAGGGCGACCGGACGCAGGAGCTCGGCCGCTGGATCCTGGAAGAGGCGGTCGAGCAGGCCGTCGAGCGCACCGCCACGGGCCTGGCCGTGCCGGTCGCGGTGCGGGTGAGCGCGCGGCGCCTGCTGGACCGCTCGATGCCGCTCGGCTCCGTCGAGGCCCTGCTCACCCGGCACGGCCTGCCGTCCGGCGCCCTGGTGATCGAGCTGTCCGACACCGACGCCAAGGTGTCCATGGACGAGCTGGAGCGCCGGCTGTCCGCCCTGCGCAGACTCGGCGTCCGGATCGCCCTGGACGGCTTCGGCAGCGGCCACGCGGCGATCACGGCGCTGCGCAGACTCCCCGTCGACGTGCTGAAGCTCGACCGCAGCCTGGTCGAAGGCGTCGTCGAGTCCGCGCGACTGCACAAGATCACCAGTGGGCTGCTGCGGATCGCGACCGACCTCGGGCTGCAGTCCGTGGCCGACGGCGTGGACCTGCCCGAGCAGGTCGTCGCCCTGCGCGCGATGGGCTGCACGCACGGCCAGGGCATGGCCTTCTCCGGGCCGCTGGACGAGTACCGGCTGCGGCGGGCGCTGGGAACCGGCCATTATCCGGTGCCCCACGGGCCGATCGAGCCGGCGTTCGCGGGCGGCGGTGGAGGCGAACGGACCATGGAAAGGGGCCCGGGGGCGTACACCGGTGGAGTGCCGGTCGTGCTCGGCCGCGGAACCGCCCTGCGCTCACATGATGAGACTCCCGTCCCACCCACTTGACACGTGGTGCGCGTCGGGGGGAGGGTCAGTGCCATGCGCACCCGAATTCTCGTACTTGGAAAGCGCGTCGGCTGACGCTGAGCCCACCATCGCTCAGCGACCTCCACCCGGCGCGCTCCCCTCGCTTGCCTTACGGCACGAGGGGTTTTTTGTTGCACAGGCGCTGTCCGTGCAACAGCCGAACACCGTACAAACCTCGCAAAAACCCTCAGCATCGAGAAGAGACTGACGATGACCGAGCAGGCCACCGGGGCCAATCCGCAGCCGCGGCCCCGATCCGGAGGACACCAGTCCGCCCCCGAGCACGTCACGGGTGCGCAGTCCCTCATCCGCTCTCTCGAGGAGGTCGGGGCCGACACGGTATTCGGCATTCCCGGCGGCGCGATCCTGCCCGCGTACGACCCCCTGATGGACTCGACCCGGGTGCGCCACGTCCTGGTCCGGCACGAGCAGGGCGCCGGCCACGCGGCCACCGGCTACGCGCAGGCCACCGGCAAGGTCGGTGTCTGCATGGCCACTTCGGGCCCCGGCGCCACCAACCTGGTCACCCCCATCGCGGACGCCCACATGGACTCGGTGCCGCTCGTGGCGATCACCGGGCAGGTGGCCTCCAAGGCGATCGGCACGGACGCCTTCCAGGAGGCGGACATCGTCGGCATCACGATGCCGATCACCAAGCACAACTTCCTCGTCACCAAGGCCGAGGACATCCCGCGGGTCATCGCGCAGGCCTTCCACATCGCCTCCACCGGCCGCCCCGGCCCGGTGCTGGTCGACATCGCCAAGGACGCCCTGCAGGCGCGCACCACGTTCTCCTGGCCGCCGGTGATGGACCTGCCCGGCTACCGCCCGGTGACCAAGCCGCACGCCAAGCAGATCCGTGAGGCCGCGAAGCTCATCACCTCCGCCAAGCGGCCCGTCCTCTACGTCGGCGGCGGTGTCATCAAGGCACAGGCCACCGCCGAGCTCAAGGTCCTCGCCGAACTCACCGGAGCGCCCGTCACCACCACCCTGATGGCGCTCGGCGCGTTCCCCGACAGCCACCCGCTGCACGTGGGAATGCCGGGCATGCACGGTGCGGTCACCGCCGTCACCGCGCTGCAGAAGGCCGACCTGATCGTCGCCCTCGGAGCCCGCTTCGACGACCGCGTCACCGGCAAGCTGGACAGCTTCGCCCCGTACGCCAAGATCGTCCACGCCGACATCGACCCCGCGGAGATCGGCAAGAACCGCGCCGCCGACGTGCCGATCGTCGGTGACGCGCGCGAGGTCATCGCCGACCTCATCCAGGCCGTGCAGAAGGAGCACAGCGAGGGCCACCAGGGCGACTACAGCGCCTGGTGGAAGGACCTGTCCCGGTGGCGGGACACCTACCCGCTCGGCTACGACCTCCCCGAGGACGGCTCGCTCTCCCCGCAGCAGGTCATCGAGCGCATCGGACAGCTCGCGCCGGAGGGCACGATCTTCGCGGCGGGCGTCGGCCAGCACCAGATGTGGTCCGCGCACTTCATCCAGTACGAGAAGCCCGCGACCTGGCTGAACTCCGGCGGCGCCGGCACGATGGGCTACGCGGTCCCGGCCGCGATGGGCGCCAAGGCCGGCGCACCCGGCCAGACGGTCTGGGCGATCGACGGCGACGGCTGCTTCCAGATGACCAACCAGGAGCTCACCACCTGCGCCCTGAACAACATCCCGATCAAGGTCGCCGTCATCAACAACGGCGCCCTCGGGATGGTCCGCCAGTGGCAGACCCTCTTCTACAACCAGCGGTACTCCAACACCGTGCTGCACTCCGGCCCCGACGACGTCAACCCGGAGGCCAGGGGCACCCGCGTCCCCGACTTCGTGAAGCTGTCGGAGGCCATGGGCTGCTACGCGATCCGCTGCGAGTCCCCGGACGACCTCGACAAGGTCATCGAAGAGGCGAACTCCATCAACGACCGGCCCGTCGTCGTCGACTTCATCGTCCACGAGGACGCGATGGTGTGGCCGATGGTCGCCGCCGGCACATCCAACGACGAGATCATGGCCGCCCGGGACGTTCGCCCCGACTTCGGCGACAACGAAGACGACTGAGCGAGAGAGACGTAAAAGACCATGTCCAAGCACACGCTCTCCGTCCTGGTGGAGAACACCCCGGGCATCCTGGCCCGGATCGCCGCCCTCTTCTCCCGCCGCGGCTTCAACATCGACTCGCTCGCCGTCGGTGTCACCGAGCACCCCGACATCTCCCGCATCACCATCGTCGTCAGCGTGGACGACCTCCCGCTGGAGCAGGTGACGAAGCAGCTCAACAAGCTCGTCAACGTGCTGAAGATCGTCGAGCTGGAGCCCGCTCAGGCGGTTCAGCGCGAACTCGTTCTGGTGAAGGTGAAGGCCGACAACGAGACGCGCTCCCAGATCGTGGAGATCGTCCAGCTCTTCCGCGCCAAGACCGTCGACGTCTCCCCGGAGGCCGTGACCATCGAGGCCACCGGCAGCAGCGACAAGCTGTCCGCCATGCTCAAGATGCTGGAGCCGTTCGGCATCAAGGAGCTCGTGCAGTCCGGCACGATCGCGATCGGCCGCGGAGCCCGCTCCATCACGGACCGCTCGCTGCGCGCCCTCGACCGCAGCGCATGAGGCGTACGGGCGGTTTCGGCCGCCCGTATACCGAGACCCCGAGACTTCCCTTCCGCCCGCCGTCATACGGTGGGACGCAACACCTGCACACAAGGAGAGAACCCAAAGTGGCCGAGCTGTTCTACGACGCCGACGCCGACCTGTCCATCATCCAGGGCCGCAAGGTCGCGGTCATCGGTTACGGCAGCCAGGGCCACGCCCACGCGCTGTCGCTCCGTGACTCGGGTGTCGACGTCCGTGTCGGTCTGCACGAGGGCTCCAAGTCCAAGGCGAAGGCCGAGGAGCAGGGCCTGCGCGTGGTGACGCCGGCGGAGGCCGCCGCCGAGGCCGACGTCATCATGATCCTGGTCCCGGACCCGATCCAGGCCCAGGTCTACGAGGAGTCCATCGCCCCGAACCTGAAGGACGGCGACGCGCTGTTCTTCGGCCACGGCCTGAACATCCGCTTCGACTTCATCAAGCCCCCGGCGAACGTCGACGTGTGCATGGTCGCCCCCAAGGGCCCGGGTCACCTGGTGCGCCGCCAGTACGAGGAGGGCCGCGGCGTTCCGTGCATCGTGGCCGTCGAGCAGGACGCCACCGGCAACGGCTTCGCGCTGGCGCTGTCGTACGCCAAGGGCATCGGCGGCACCCGCGCCGGTGTCATCAAGACGACCTTCACCGAGGAGACCGAGACCGACCTGTTCGGTGAGCAGGCCGTCCTGTGCGGTGGCACCTCCGCCCTGGTCAAGGCCGGTTTCGAGACCCTGGTCGAGGCCGGCTACCAGCCGGAGATCGCCTACTTCGAGTGCCTGCACGAGCTGAAGCTGATCGTCGACCTCATGTACGAGGGCGGCCTGGAGAAGATGCGCTGGTCCGTCTCCGAGACCGCCGAGTGGGGCGACTACGTCACCGGCCCGCGGATCATCACCGACGCCACCAAGGCCGAGATGAAGAAGGTCCTCGCCGAGATCCAGGACGGCACCTTCGCCCGTGAGTGGATGGCCGAGTACCACGGCGGTCTGAAGAAGTACAACGAGTACAAGCAGCAGGACGCCGACCACCTGCTGGAGACCACCGGCAAGCAGCTGCGCAAGCTGATGTCGTGGGTCGACGAAGAGGCGTGACCTCTCTTCCCGTGGCGGCGCCCTCGGCTGAGGGTGCCGCCACGGGGCTCCGCCCCGGATCCCGCTCCTCGATCTCCCCCACTGCCTCAAGGGCGTGGGGGGACCCCCAAGGGGCTACAAAATGGCGCGTCTCGTCCGGGTGATCCTTCCGAAGAGGCGCAGGACGACCGCCGTCGCGCCACTACACTGCCGTACTACATACGCGTCAGGCCCACAGCGTCGTGCGTCTTCCACGCGGCTAGCCAACCTCCACCGCCTGCGGCCGTCGGGACGGCCGTCCGCATTGGACTTGTGAGGACTCACGTGAGCTCGAAACCCGTCGTACTCATCGCTGAAGAGCTGTCGCCCGCGACCGTGGACGCGCTTGGCCCCGACTTCGAGATCCGGCACTGCAACGGAGCGGACCGAGCCGAACTGCTCCCGGCCATCGCCGACGTCGACGCGATCCTGATCCGCTCGGCCACCAAGGTGGACGCCGAGGCCATCGCCGCCGCGAACAAGCTGAAGGTCGTCGCACGAGCCGGCGTCGGCCTGGACAACGTCGACGTCTCCGCCGCCACCAAGGCCGGCGTGATGGTCGTCAACGCCCCCACCTCGAACATCGTGACCGCCGCCGAGCTGGCCTGCGGTCTGCTCGTCGCCACCGCCCGCCACATCCCGCAGGCCAACGCCGCGCTGAAGAACGGCGAGTGGAAGCGCAGCAAGTACACCGGCGTGGAGCTGGCGGAGAAGACGCTGGGTGTCGTGGGCCTGGGCCGCATCGGTGCCCTCGTCGCGCAGCGCATGTCCGCCTTCGGCATGAAGGTCGTCGCCTACGACCCCTACATCCAGCCCGCCCGCGCCGCGCAGATGGGCGTCAAGGTGCTGTCGCTGGACGAGCTGCTCGAGGTCTCCGACTTCATCACCGTCCACCTCCCCAAGACCCCCGAGACCCTCGGCCTCATCGGCGACGAGGCGCTGCGCAAGGTCAAGCCGAGCGTGCGCATCGTCAACGCCGCGCGCGGCGGGATCGTCGACGAGGAGGCGCTGTACTCGGCGCTGAAGGAGGGCCGGGTCGCCGGCGCCGGCCTCGACGTGTACGCCAAGGAGCCCTGCACCGACTCCCCGCTCTTCGAGTTCGACCAGGTCGTGTGCACCCCGCACCTCGGCGCGTCGACGGACGAGGCCCAGGAGAAGGCCGGTATCGCCGTCGCCCGCTCGGTGCGCCTCGCCCTCGCCGGTGAGCTCGTGCCCGACGCGGTGAACGTCCAGGGCGGTGTCATCGCCGAGGACGTCAAGCCGGGTCTGCCGCTCGCGGAGCGCCTCGGCCGCATCTTCACCGCGCTCGCCGGCGAGGTCGCCGTCCGCCTGGACGTCGAGGTCTACGGCGAGATCACCCAGCACGACGTGAAGGTGCTGGAGCTGTCCGCCCTCAAGGGTGTCTTCGAGGACGTCGTCGACGAGACCGTCTCCTACGTCAACGCCCCGCTGTTCGCCCAGGAGCGCGGCGTCGAGGTGCGGCTGACGACCAGCTCGGAGTCGGCCGACCACCGCAACGTCGTCACCGTCCGCGGCACCCTCGGCAACGGCGAGGAGGTGTCGGTCTCCGGCACCCTGGCCGGCCCCAAGCACCTGCAGAAGATCGTCGCCGTCGGTGAGTACGACGTCGACCTCGCGCTCGCCGACCACATGGTGGTGCTGCGATACGAGGACCGTCCCGGTGTCGTCGGCACGGTGGGCCGCATCTTCGGCGAGGCGGGCATCAACATCGCGGGCATGCAGGTCTCCCGCTCGGTCGCCGGCGGCGAGGCGCTGGCCGTGCTGACCGTCGACGACACGGTGCCCTCCGGGGTGCTGGGTGAGGTGGAGACGGAGATCGGAGCGACGTTCGCTCGATCCGTGAACCTCGTCTGAGGTTGCGGTAGTTCTGGGGGCTGCCGCCCCCAGGCCCCCGCTTTCGGCCCTGAAGGGGCCTCGTCCTCAAACGCCGGACGGGCTGAGAGTGCCCGTCCGGCGTTCGTGCGTTCCGTCATTCGTCGTCGACGCGGATTCCGCGCAGCGCCCGCGCCGCCAGCACCGCCGCGCCCGCCAGCAGCAGCGCCCCCGCGATCGCCGCGCCCTGCATTCCGCTGGTGAAGGCCTCCCGTGCCGTGGTCGCCAGTCCCGGGATCCGGTCGGCGACCGCGAGCGCGCCGCCCAGGGTCTCGCGGGCCGCGTCCGGTGCCGAGGCCGGCATGTCGTGGCGGTAGATCGCCGTGCCGATCGAGCCGAGGATCGCCATGCCCAGCGCCCCGCCGAACTCGCCGCCGGTCTCCATCAGGGAGGACGCCGAGCCCGCGCGTTCCACCGGGGCGCTGCTCAGCGCCAGGTCCGTGATCTGGGAGATGACCATGACGATGCCGGAGGCGAGGACGCCGCAGGCGACCAGGACCAGCCAGAGGGAGTCCGTGTCCGCGAGGGAGAGCAGGGCGTAGCCGCAGGCCCCGATGGCGAAGCCGGCGGTGACGACATGGGCGCGGTCGACTCCCTTGTGGACCAGGGAGGTCGCCATCGGGGCCGCCATGCCGATCGGCACCGAGGGAAGCAGTGCCCACAGGGCCGCCTCCATCGCGCTCTTGCCGAGCACCGACTGCAGGTACTGCGTGGTGAAGTACGCCGAGCCCATCATGGCGAACGAGCCGATGAGGTTGAGGACCACGGAGGGGGCGAAGCCGCGGCCGCGGAAGAGGGCCGGGTCGATCATCGGTGAGGCCGTGGTGCGCTGGCGGTGGACGAACGCGGCCGCGAAGAGCAGGCCGACGGCGACCGAGACGACGTACTGCGCGTGCCAGCCCTCGGACGGGATCTCCTTCAGGCCGTAGATCACCGGGAGCACGCCCGCCATCGACAGCGGGACGCTCGGCCAGTCGAAGCGGCCGGGGTTCGGGTCCTTCGACTCCGGCAGCAGGAACGGGCCCAGGATCAGCAGCAGGGCCATCGCCGGCAGGTTGACCAGGAAGACCGAGCCCCACCAGAAGTACTGGACGAGGACCCCGCTCATCACCGAGCCGAGCGCGATGCCCGCGGTCATCACGCCGGACCACAGGCCGATCGCCTTCGCACGCTGGGCGGGGTCGGTGAACATGGTGCGGATCAGCGCCATCGTTGAGGGCATCAGGGTGGCGCCGCCGATGCCGAGGACCGCGCGGGCCGCGATCAGGGTCTCGGCGCTGTCGGCGTAGGCGGCGATCACGGAGGCCGTGCCGAAGGCGGCGGCGCCCAGTAGCAGGAGCCGGCGGCGGCCCATGCGGTCGCCCAGCGAGCCCATCGTCATCAGCAGGCCCGCCAGGACGAAGGCGTAGATGTCGAAGATCCACAGCTGCTGCGTGCCGCTCGGCTCCAGGTGCGCGCCGATCGCCGGGATCGCGAAGTAGAGGACCGACACGTCCATCGAGACCAGCAGCAGCGGGAGCATCAGCACGCCCAGGGCGGTCCATTCGCGGCGGCCGGCGCGGGCGGTGCCGGTCGCGGTCGCGGTGGTGCTCGTCGTGTTCGTCATGCCGAGGAATGTACGCACGTATTAAACGTCTGTCTAGAACGTTTGTATAGATCAATCGTCTAGGACGGTTGTATGGATCGGGCGGTAGGGTGGTCGGCATGGGACACCGTGAGGATCTGCTCGAGGGCGCCAAGCGCTGCCTGCTTCAGAAGGGGTTCCTGCGTACGACCGCGCGGGACATCGTCAAGGAGTCGGGGACCAACCTCGCCTCCATCGGCTACCACTACGGCTCGAAGGACGCGCTGCTGGCCCAGGCGTACATCGCGCTGGTGGAGGACATGTCCTTCGAGGGGGACGCCGGCATCGAGGGTGCGCCCGGGTCGCTGGAGCGCTTCCGGGAGGTCTGGTCCAACATCGTCGACTCCATGCGGGAACCCGGGTCGATGTGGCGGCTCAGCATGGAGATCATGGGCATGGGCGACCGGCTCCCCGAGGTGCGCGAGCAGCTGTCCCGCGCGCAGCGCGAGGGCGGCCGGGGGCTGGTCTCGCTGCTGCAGGGCGTGCCGGAGGAGGAGGTGTCGGACGAGACCGCCGACAGCCTCGGCCGGTTCTACATGACCCTGATGTCGGGGCTCATCTCGCAGTGGACGTTCGACCCGAAGACCGCGCCCGACGCCGACTCGCTCACCGACGGACTGCGCCAGGTGATCGAGGGAGTCAGGAACGGCTGAGCCGCGCCGGGCGAAGGTCCCGCAGGGCCGGGGCCAGCGCGACCGACATCAGGAACGCCGTCATCGTGAACGCCCACGGGTAGCCGGTCGCCCCGGCGAGTACGCCGAAGCCCGCGGCGCCGACGCCCATCCCGCCGTCGTACGCCAGGTTCCACAGCGCGCTGACCGTGCCGTACGAGGACGGCGAGACCCGGGCGTACATGAGCGCGAGGGTGGAGTTCTGGGCAATGCCGAACCCGGCGCCGAACAGGGCGGTTCCGGCGACCACGGCGGCCGGGGTGCCGGTCGTCGCGGTCACGGCG
Coding sequences:
- a CDS encoding TetR/AcrR family transcriptional regulator, giving the protein MGHREDLLEGAKRCLLQKGFLRTTARDIVKESGTNLASIGYHYGSKDALLAQAYIALVEDMSFEGDAGIEGAPGSLERFREVWSNIVDSMREPGSMWRLSMEIMGMGDRLPEVREQLSRAQREGGRGLVSLLQGVPEEEVSDETADSLGRFYMTLMSGLISQWTFDPKTAPDADSLTDGLRQVIEGVRNG